The nucleotide window GAATCAGAAGGAAAACAGCAGCTTGTGTATAAGCATGCCATTTCAACCTTTGCGCCGCAAAAAAATGTCCAGATCGATTTCGAGGGACAGGCTTAATTAATAACTCATGAAGGAAACCCGCTGACTGCGGGTTTTTTTATTTGGCAAGATGCATAAAAGTAAGAGGTAAAGATTAAATGTTTATTTTAAAAATGAATTCCATCGTCCTTGAATACATATAAATATAGAAGTTTTATTTCTTGGGAAACCGCATAATATGACAAAAAATAAAAGTCCTGCTGGAATTTTGTCGAGATACCATCCCAAAAAATCTATGAAAAAATAATCAAAAATGACCTTCATGATTCATAGGTGAATATCACATATACAGCGATAATGCGTATATTGTTTTCAGAATGAGAGGTGATATCTTTGGACCAACCGCTACGCAAGAAAAACAACGGTCAAATCAGCATTGTATTGAACGCCCAGAAAAGAAAGGCGTTGACGAAGGAATTGCCTGAGCCGCAGCTGGTTCCAAAGTCCATCCCGCAGGAGCATACAGCTTTGAAGGAAATAGAGGAAGAGCTCGGCGCCCTGGTTGGCATGGAAGAAATGAAAAGGATGATCAAAGAAATCTATGCCTGGATCTATGTGAATAAAAAGCGGGAAGAGATGGGATTAAAAGCCGGAAAACAGGCTCTCCATATGATGTTCAAAGGAAATCCGGGAACCGGTAAAACTACGGTGGCGAGGATTATCGGGAAGCTTTTCCTCAAGATGAATGTCCTGTCAAAAGGACATTTGATCGAGGCAGAGAGAGCGGACCTTGTTGGGGAATACATTGGACACACAGCACAAAAAACGAGGGATTTGATAAAGAAGGCGATGGGGGGAATTCTGTTCATAGATGAGGCATATTCACTGGGCCGTGGGGGAGAGAAAGACTTCGGCAAGGAAGCAATCGATACATTGGTAAAGCATATGGAGGATAAGCAGCACGAATTCATCTTAATTCTGGCGGGTTATTCGCGGGAAATGGATTTTTTCCTGACCCTGAATCCCGGCCTTCATTCAAGATTTCCGCTGGTCATAGACTTCCCCGACTACTCCATCGACCAGCTCATGGAAATCGGCCAGCGGATGCTGAAGGAAAGAGAATATAGCTTGAGCCATGAGGCCGAACGGAAACTAAGGGAACATCTAGTAACAGTGAAATCTACCCTTGGTGCTGCAGCTTTCTCGAATGGACGATATGTCAGGAACGTCATTGAAAAATCGATCAGGGCACAGGCCATGCGCTTGCTTATGCAGAATCAATATGACCGCCATGAACTGATGACGCTGAGGAGCAATGATCTCGTTTTTTCGGATGATCAAAAGGGGAAATAATGTCAGCAATCCTGTTGACATTATTTTTCATTCTTGTTAATATACCCATATGGGTATATTAAAATTTTAACGGGGGTATTTAGAAATGAACGAAATTACCGTATACACAACGAATACATGTCCTTATTGCACAATGCTGAAGAATTTCCTGGATGATAAAGGGATTTCCTACAAAGAAGTGAATGTCCAGCAAGACCCGATTGCAGCACAAAGATTGGTAAATGCAACAGGGCAAATGGGTGTGCCACAATCCAATGTCAATGGAAACTGGGTACTGGGGTTTGATCCAAATTCAATCATGTCATTTCTAAAATAAAATAATAACGAAAGGGATTCCGGGGAGCTGGAATCCCTTTTTTAGTGCTTCAAATATCCTGAACGATTTACAGAAGAATTGGACAAACTATTAATCGGTATGTTTAAAAAACGCTTAACTGGGTAAATAGTATGGTGTTTCTTTGAGGGAATAACAAAATTGGCAAAACCAATTAGACAGAGATAAAGGAGTTAATGAATGATGGGGTATGAGTATCATTATGATATCAAAGGTATTGATTTTGGATGGGATATAAAATCGGGAAGATTCATCTTTGAAGGTGATGATGCCGTTCTTTTCTGGATCTCTTCCGCGATGAAAACCTTTTTCGATACAATTGAAGAAATATCAGGTGAAGAAGCTTCCAATCTTGTGTTTGAATCCACAGGATTCCGCCAGGGTCTTGTAGTTGGACAATATTTTGAAAAGATGAAAGAAGTCAGTGTCGCAGAAGCAGCTGAGATGATTACCAATACATATGCTTCAGCAGGATGGGGCCTGACAATCATCAAGGACCTGGATTTTGAGACAAAAACATTTACCGCTATTATGAAGGACAGCTGGGAGCATAAAGTGAATGTCGCCCAGGGAAAGGAAAAGGGAGGCAGCTTCCTGCCTGCACATTATGCAGGTGTGTTTTCCGGCTTATTTGGAACGAATATCTGGTATGAAATCAAGCAGCATCAACTTGAAGGACATGAATACAGCGTAATTGAGTATTTTCCGTCCAGCGTGACCATTGCTGATAATATCCATCAGCTGGCCCGCAAGAAAGAGTCTGAACAAATCAAGAAGCTGGAATCCCTGGTCGAGGAAACTACAGCTGAATTAAAAGAGTTGGTCCATCAGCTTTCTTCTCCAATCATCCCTGTCCTCGAAGGAATCGTGGTTGTCCCGCTTATTGGAAAATATGATGAAGAAAGGGCAGACCAGCTGATTGTCAAGACACTGAATCGACTTCCATCCTATAAAGCAAGTTATCTTGTCCTGGATTTAACAGGATTGGACCAGGAAATCGGACCACATGCCGTAAGTCTAATCGAGAAAATCGGATCAGCTGCACGGCTCATCGGTACGAAGACAATTCTCGTAGGCATTTCATCCACGCTGGGAATTGAAATTACACAGTCCAACATCAACCTCGCGAAATTCGATTGCTTCCAGACCCTGCAGCATGGTATTCATTATGCAATTGGCCAGATGGGGCGGAAAATCATATAGATCTTTGAACAGCAAATCAAAAAGCAGAGCCATTTTTTCGGCTCTGCTTCTTTTGGTTCGTCTTTAGTTAACTCCCAATTTCCGTACGGGCAAATGCCACTTATATGTGTAGGAAAGGACACGAAGGGCAGTGATGACAATAAATAGTCCATAAAGTTCGACTGCTTTATCTGCCATTCCCAGTCCAATGACCAGGCCGGCAAGCACTGCCCATACTGCATAAATTTCAGCTTTCAGCACCAGTGGTTTTCTGCCTGCCAGGAGATCGCGGATCATTCCACCGCCGCTTCCGGTCAAAACAGCTGCTACAATAACTGCACTTAATGGGTGTCCCATATTGGAAGCATAAATCGCTCCCTGGATCGCGAAGGCTGCAAGTCCAATCGCATCGAAGAAATTGCCCCATCGCTGCCAGTGTTTTAAAAGATTGCGGGGAAACAGAAAGACTATGGTGATTGAAAGCAACGCCAAATTAAAGAATATTCCCTGATCCCATAACGCCGAAACCGGAACCCCGATGAGGAGGTTTCGTATTGCCCCGCCTCCAAATGCTGTCACGATCCCTAATATATAAACTCCGAAGATGTCGTATTCCTCTTCCATCGCAATGATCGCTCCGCTGATTGCGAATGCTATTGTTCCGATCATGCTGAGAACTTCCCATGTCATCCTTATTTCTCCTCTTGTTCAAATGGTGTCATAATACTAAAATATGAAAATGCAAACATATTGATTTTATCATGTCTGTTCCAATTTACAACGTATTTCTCCGCTGTTTTCAAAATTTTTATTTGACGATGTATTTTGGTATGATGTCTTTAGCTATATAAGGAGAGAAGGGTGCTGCGTGGAACAGGATAATGTATTCGAAAAAGTCATTCTTGTAGGCTGCCAGACGACGGAGGAAGATGATCTTCGTTTTCAGTATTCCATGGAGGAGCTTGAATCGCTAACGGAAACCGCGAAGGGAAATGTCCTGATGCAGGTTATTCAAAAGCGGCCCAAAATCCATCCTGCTACATACATAGGGAAAGGCAAGGTAGAAGAACTGCAGGCGCTCGTTGACGAACTCGAGCCGGACCTGATCATATTCAATGATGAGCTTTCGCCCAGCCAGAATCGGAATCTGTCAGCTGGCTTGAAGGCCAGGATCATTGACCGGACACAGCTGATTCTAGATATATTTGCGCAAAGGGCGAGATCGAAGGAAGGGAAGCTCCAGGTTGAGCTCGCCCAGCTCCAATACTTGCTCCCGCGGCTTGGCGGACAGGGGACTGAAATGTCACGGCTCGGTGCAGGTATCGGTACCAGAGGACCCGGGGAAACAAAACTGGAATCTGACCGCCGCCATATCCGCAGACGGATTGATGACATCAAAAATCAGCTGTCAGTCATCGTCCAGCATCGGGATCGTTACAGGGAAAGAAGGAAAAAGAACAAGGCCTTCCAGATTGCACTTGTCGGCTACACAAATGCAGGAAAATCTACATTGTTCAATCGATTGACTGAAGCAGACTCATTCGAGGAAAACCAGTTGTTCGCAACTTTGGATCCGATGACAAGGAAAGTAGTTTTGCCAAGTGGCTTTACAGCGCTGCTGACGGACACTGTTGGATTCATCCAGGACCTGCCTACAACTCTGATAGCCGCATTTCGTTCCACTCTGGAAGAGGTCCGTGAAGCGGATTTACTCCTTCATGTTGTTGACATGTCAAATGAGGATTATTTTTCCCATGAGCAGACAGTCAATAAACTGTTGGAGGATCTCGAAGTCCATCAGATACCCCAGATTACCGTGTACAATAAACGGGATATCGCCCATCAGGATTTCGTGCCAAACGCCAAGAACGAGACGGCATTCATAAGTGCGTTCAGTGAGGAAGACCGGAGGAACCTGCTCCTGAAGATTGAACAGACGATCATAAGCATGATGGAGCCATTCCATGTCCTGGTGCCATCTGATGAGGGGAAACTGCTGGCTCAGCTGAAAAATGAGACCATTCTCCGTGAACTCGCCTTTGACGAAGAAAAACAAGGCTATGTATGCAGAGGGTTCTCTTTAACTGATCATCAAATAACCGGTCAGCTAAAGCGATATACAATTTAAAATGAGTTATTAGATAGGAGAGCAACATGTATACACAATTGAAGAACGGGCATATGCTGCAGCCGCTAATCAGTGAAGTGGAACAGCAAATTGCCGGAGTGCACAAGGGAATTGAAGAACGAATCGACACCAATCAATTCAGGGTGCTGCAAAGCTTCCAGAAACATCGTGTAAGTGATTCGCATTTTATTCCGACAACTGGATACGGCTATGACGATGCTGGACGAGAAACACTCGAAAAGATTTATGCAGAGGTGTTCGGTGCTGAAGCGGGACTTGTTCGCCCCCAAATCATTTCAGGAACACACGCGATCTCAATTGCGCTGTTTGGGATCCTTCGTCCTGGAGACGAGCTTTTATACATCACTGGAAAGCCTTATGACACACTTGAAGAAATTGTCGGCATTCGTGGAACAGGAAATGGTTCCTTGAAAGAATTCGGCATCTCCTATAATACTGTCAACCTTACAGAAAAAGGCGAGATCGATTGGAACGCGGTAAAAAAAGCAATCAAGCCCGAAACGAAAATGATTGGTATCCAGCGCTCGAAAGGCTATGCGACTCGTCCATCGTTCACAGTTGAACAAATCGGCGAAATGATCAGGTTTGTGAAAGAAATAAAATCAGACGTCATCGTATTTGTTGACAATTGTTATGGTGAGTTTGTGGAAGAACTGGAGCCATGCCATGTCGGTGCTGATTTGATGGCAGGTTCGTTGATCAAGAATCCTGGTGGTGGAATTGCAAAGACTGGCGGTTACATTGTGGGCAAAACACAATATGTAGAGTCCTGTTCCTACCGGATGACTTCCCCAGGAATTGGTGCTGAAGCGGGGGCTTCCCTGTATTCTTTACAGGAAATGTACCAGGGCTTTTTCATGGCACCGCATATTGTCGCCCAGGCATTGAAGGGAGCTGTTTTCACGGCTGCGATGCTTGATCGCTTAGGAATGAATTCATCTCCCAAATGGGATGCGGAGCGTACTGATTTAATTCAAGCTGTCCAATTTGATGACCGAGACAAAATGGTTGCCTTTTGCCAGGCCATTCAGTATGCATCCCCAATCAATTCTCATGTAACTGCACATCCAGCCTACATGCCGGGTTATGAAGACGATGTCATCATGGCTGCTGGTACATTCATCCAGGGTGCAAGCATTGAATTGACTGCGGATGGACCAATCAGGCCGCCATATGTAGCATATGTACAGGGGGGATTGACCTATTCACATGTGAAGATGGCAGTTCTGATCGCGATTGATTCTTTGATTGAAAAAGGTTTAATCTTATTAAAATAGGTAAATATACAACAGGGCGCTTGCTAAATTGGTCCTGTTGTTTTTTTATGATTTTTCATGTTAGATAATCTAACATATGTTTGACAAGATACCTTACATTGAATATAATGAGATTATCTTAAGAGGAAGGAGGAGAAATCATAATGGGCGGAAGTGAAATTCGCCGGAATATGCCGCTTTTCAGCATCGGGATTGTCATGCAGCTGACAGATTTGACTGCCAGGCAAATCCGTTACTATGAAGAGCATGAATTGATTTCTCCGGCTAGAACCGAAGGAAACAAACGCCTCTTTTCCTTGAATGATATAGACAAACTCTTAGAAATCAAAGATTTGATTGACCAGGGTGTCAACATGGCAGGCATCAAGAAAATATTTAATGTAAAACAAGAAGCGCACTTGAGTGCTGCTGAGAAGAAACAAGCCGAAAAAACGAGACGGGATCTTTCCGATGCAGACTTAAGAAAATTGCTTCGCAAAGAACTGCTCCAGGCAGGCCGCTTCAACCGATCAACAGATCGAGGCGACATGTCGAGATTCTTTCACTAATGTACTATTGATAAAGTTTAAATTTTAGGAGGAAATTTAGGATGGCTAAGAAGTATACGAGAGAAGATATTATTCGTTTATCAAAAGAAGAAAATGTAAAATTCATTCGTTTGCAGTTCACTGACATTTTGGGAACAATCAAGAACGTTGAAATTCCGATCAGCCAGCTTGAAAAAGCACTTGATAATAAAATGATGTTCGACGGATCTTCAATTGAAGGCTTCGTTCGAATCGAAGAGTCTGATATGTACCTGATCCCTGATCTGGACACATGGGTTATTTTCCCTTGGACAGCAGAAAAGGGGAAAGTTGCCCGTTTGATCTGTGATATCAAAAATGCTGATGGCACACCATTCGCTGGCGACCCTCGCGGAAACCTGAAGCGTATCCTGAAGGAAATGGAAGAGCTTGGCTTCACGAACTTCAACCTTGGACCAGAACCGGAATTCTTCCTGTTCAAGCTTGATGCAAATGGCGAGCCAACACTTGAATTGAACGATAATGGAGGATACTTTGACCTGGCACCGACTGACCTTGGTGAAAACTGCCGCCGTGATATCGTGCTAGAGCTAGAGGAAATGGGCTTTGAAATCGAAGCATCACACCATGAGGTAGCTCCTGGACAGCATGAAATCGACTTCAAATATGCAGATGCACTAACTGCTTGTGACCAGATCCAAACATTCAAGCTTGTTGTAAAAACAATCGCACGTAAACATGGATTGCATGCGACATTCATGCCAAAACCATTGTTCGGTGTGAACGGATCAGGAATGCACTGCAATATGTCATTGTTCAGCAACGGCGAAAATTCATTCTATGATCCATCCGATGAAAGACTTGAACTAAGTGAAACAGCTTACCAGTTCATCGCAGGTACATTGAAGCACGCTGCTGGTTTTACAGCCGTAACAAACCCGACAGTCAACTCATATAAGCGCCTGGTTCCTGGCTATGAAGCACCTTGCTATGTAGCATGGTCCGCAAAGAACCGCTCACCACTGATCCGTATCCCTGCATCACGCGGATTGAGCACACGTGTCGAGGTTCGCAGTGTTGACCCGGCTGCTAACCCATACCTTGCTATGGCAGTATTGCTGGCTGCAGGACTTGACGGCATCAAGAAGAAGATGGCTCCTCCAGCATCAGTCGACCGCAACATCTACGTGATGAACAAAGAAGAGCGTGTAGAAGAAGGAATCGACGATCTGCCGGCAACACTTGCAGCTGCCCTTGACCAGCTGAAGAAAGATGAAGTAATCAGCGCAGCACTGGGCGACCATATCCTTGAACACTTCATTGAAGCAAAAGAGATTGAATGGGATATGTTCCGCACACAGGTTCACCCTTGGGAACGCGAACAGTATATGAGCATGTATTAATAGGATCTATATGGTCTCTTGATATTGATATCAAGAGACCTTTTTTATTTTATGGTTGTTTGAAAAGCAGAAATCAGATTCATTTAAAAGTGTAAGGTAACAAAATAATGTGGCATCTCCTAAGTTATTTTGTAAACACTCCCCTTTGATCTGTGAATTCTAGTCATTTAATTATTGAACACTACGTTGTTATCAAAAAATACTAAGTTTTTATCCATGAACATTACGTTGGTATCAATGAATACTGTGTTTTTATCGACGAACATTAATTTTTTTATCTATAAACACTACGTTTTTCCGCTCAATCACTACGAAAAGCTCTTTAATCACAACGAAATCCCCGCAAATCACTACTTTTTCCATCGGTTGGATAAAACTCACAATCAAAAATTAAAATTTTCAGAAAAATAATTGACTTTTTCCTATTTACACGTTATCTTTGTTTTAAAATATATAACACATTTATTGTGTTACGGTAATATAACGTTATATAAATAAAATTTTATGTAATGCAGGGGGCGGAATCTTGATTTTACATGAAATCGAAACGAAGAGCCGAGAGTTTATTGAGGAAATTCAGTTGCAAAGGCTTAAGTCAGTAGTGGAAAAAGTAGCTCAGAGAGTACCGTTCTACCAGAGGAAATTCGAAAAAGCTAATTTTTCTCCTGAAATGCTGAACAGTCTGAAAGATTTGGAAGCGCTTCCTTTTACCGAGAAACAGGATTTGCGTGACCACTATCCATTTGGATTGTTTGCTGTTTCCCAGAGTGAACTTGTGAGGGTGCATGCTTCATCTGGTACAAGCGGAAAGCCGACAGTTGTAGGCTATACCCAGAATGATCTTGATATGTGGGGAGAAATTGTCGCGAGGGCAATCGCTCTGGCTGGCGGTGAACCAGGGAAGTTCCTCCATAATGCCTATGGATACGGCCTATTTACCGGCGGGCTCGGGCTTCATTACGGAAGTGAAAAGCTGGGAATGGTGACAGTTCCGGTATCTGGTGGGAATACCCAGAGACAAATCATGCTGATTGAAGACTTTAAACCGGAAGTCATATGCGGAACTCCTTCATACATTCTGAACATCGCTGAGACGATGGAGGAAAT belongs to Mesobacillus sp. AQ2 and includes:
- a CDS encoding MerR family transcriptional regulator, producing MGGSEIRRNMPLFSIGIVMQLTDLTARQIRYYEEHELISPARTEGNKRLFSLNDIDKLLEIKDLIDQGVNMAGIKKIFNVKQEAHLSAAEKKQAEKTRRDLSDADLRKLLRKELLQAGRFNRSTDRGDMSRFFH
- the glnA gene encoding type I glutamate--ammonia ligase translates to MAKKYTREDIIRLSKEENVKFIRLQFTDILGTIKNVEIPISQLEKALDNKMMFDGSSIEGFVRIEESDMYLIPDLDTWVIFPWTAEKGKVARLICDIKNADGTPFAGDPRGNLKRILKEMEELGFTNFNLGPEPEFFLFKLDANGEPTLELNDNGGYFDLAPTDLGENCRRDIVLELEEMGFEIEASHHEVAPGQHEIDFKYADALTACDQIQTFKLVVKTIARKHGLHATFMPKPLFGVNGSGMHCNMSLFSNGENSFYDPSDERLELSETAYQFIAGTLKHAAGFTAVTNPTVNSYKRLVPGYEAPCYVAWSAKNRSPLIRIPASRGLSTRVEVRSVDPAANPYLAMAVLLAAGLDGIKKKMAPPASVDRNIYVMNKEERVEEGIDDLPATLAAALDQLKKDEVISAALGDHILEHFIEAKEIEWDMFRTQVHPWEREQYMSMY
- the hflX gene encoding GTPase HflX, which gives rise to MEQDNVFEKVILVGCQTTEEDDLRFQYSMEELESLTETAKGNVLMQVIQKRPKIHPATYIGKGKVEELQALVDELEPDLIIFNDELSPSQNRNLSAGLKARIIDRTQLILDIFAQRARSKEGKLQVELAQLQYLLPRLGGQGTEMSRLGAGIGTRGPGETKLESDRRHIRRRIDDIKNQLSVIVQHRDRYRERRKKNKAFQIALVGYTNAGKSTLFNRLTEADSFEENQLFATLDPMTRKVVLPSGFTALLTDTVGFIQDLPTTLIAAFRSTLEEVREADLLLHVVDMSNEDYFSHEQTVNKLLEDLEVHQIPQITVYNKRDIAHQDFVPNAKNETAFISAFSEEDRRNLLLKIEQTIISMMEPFHVLVPSDEGKLLAQLKNETILRELAFDEEKQGYVCRGFSLTDHQITGQLKRYTI
- a CDS encoding STAS domain-containing protein, which gives rise to MGYEYHYDIKGIDFGWDIKSGRFIFEGDDAVLFWISSAMKTFFDTIEEISGEEASNLVFESTGFRQGLVVGQYFEKMKEVSVAEAAEMITNTYASAGWGLTIIKDLDFETKTFTAIMKDSWEHKVNVAQGKEKGGSFLPAHYAGVFSGLFGTNIWYEIKQHQLEGHEYSVIEYFPSSVTIADNIHQLARKKESEQIKKLESLVEETTAELKELVHQLSSPIIPVLEGIVVVPLIGKYDEERADQLIVKTLNRLPSYKASYLVLDLTGLDQEIGPHAVSLIEKIGSAARLIGTKTILVGISSTLGIEITQSNINLAKFDCFQTLQHGIHYAIGQMGRKII
- a CDS encoding glutaredoxin family protein; translation: MNEITVYTTNTCPYCTMLKNFLDDKGISYKEVNVQQDPIAAQRLVNATGQMGVPQSNVNGNWVLGFDPNSIMSFLK
- a CDS encoding trimeric intracellular cation channel family protein, which encodes MTWEVLSMIGTIAFAISGAIIAMEEEYDIFGVYILGIVTAFGGGAIRNLLIGVPVSALWDQGIFFNLALLSITIVFLFPRNLLKHWQRWGNFFDAIGLAAFAIQGAIYASNMGHPLSAVIVAAVLTGSGGGMIRDLLAGRKPLVLKAEIYAVWAVLAGLVIGLGMADKAVELYGLFIVITALRVLSYTYKWHLPVRKLGVN
- a CDS encoding methionine gamma-lyase family protein, translating into MYTQLKNGHMLQPLISEVEQQIAGVHKGIEERIDTNQFRVLQSFQKHRVSDSHFIPTTGYGYDDAGRETLEKIYAEVFGAEAGLVRPQIISGTHAISIALFGILRPGDELLYITGKPYDTLEEIVGIRGTGNGSLKEFGISYNTVNLTEKGEIDWNAVKKAIKPETKMIGIQRSKGYATRPSFTVEQIGEMIRFVKEIKSDVIVFVDNCYGEFVEELEPCHVGADLMAGSLIKNPGGGIAKTGGYIVGKTQYVESCSYRMTSPGIGAEAGASLYSLQEMYQGFFMAPHIVAQALKGAVFTAAMLDRLGMNSSPKWDAERTDLIQAVQFDDRDKMVAFCQAIQYASPINSHVTAHPAYMPGYEDDVIMAAGTFIQGASIELTADGPIRPPYVAYVQGGLTYSHVKMAVLIAIDSLIEKGLILLK
- the spoVK gene encoding stage V sporulation protein K, with amino-acid sequence MDQPLRKKNNGQISIVLNAQKRKALTKELPEPQLVPKSIPQEHTALKEIEEELGALVGMEEMKRMIKEIYAWIYVNKKREEMGLKAGKQALHMMFKGNPGTGKTTVARIIGKLFLKMNVLSKGHLIEAERADLVGEYIGHTAQKTRDLIKKAMGGILFIDEAYSLGRGGEKDFGKEAIDTLVKHMEDKQHEFILILAGYSREMDFFLTLNPGLHSRFPLVIDFPDYSIDQLMEIGQRMLKEREYSLSHEAERKLREHLVTVKSTLGAAAFSNGRYVRNVIEKSIRAQAMRLLMQNQYDRHELMTLRSNDLVFSDDQKGK